A single region of the Solwaraspora sp. WMMD406 genome encodes:
- a CDS encoding polynucleotide kinase-phosphatase, which translates to MTALEIPELALVALVGLSGSGKSTFARRHFAPTQVLSSDAFRAMVADDENDQSASTDAFDALHYVAGKRLRAGRLTVVDATNLQQHARAGLVRLAREHDVLPVAVVLDVPEEICWDRTRVRPERRFGRHVLARMQRDLRRSVGQLAREGFRKVHVLRGTEEIDAAEVVLSRLFNDRRELTGPFDIIGDVHGCRAELEHLLTELGWTLDRDGAGRPVGARHPQARTAVFVGDLVDRGPDSPGVLRLVMGMVRAGNALCVPGNHEQKLLRKLRGRKVTVSHGLAETLEQLAAEPAGFSDEVAEFIDGLVSHYRLDGGALVVAHAGLKAEYQGRASGRVRSFALYGETTGETDEYGFPVRYPWARDYRGSATVVYGHTPTPSPEWINDTICIDTGCVFGGRLTALRYPSRELVSVPAAREYYPPGRPLTAEPVTPAGDATRSTGAVPGGGAAVERGGAAVERGDDVLDLGDVAGRRHIAYGYGATTIAPENAAAALEVMSRFAVDPRWLVWLPPTMAPCSTSTMDGFLEHPTQAFADYRGVGVDQVICQEKHMGSRAVVLVCRDPAGAARFGPGGGVIHTRTGRPFFASGAQTESLLARIRAAATTAGLWDLLATDAGPASWLLLDCELLPWSAKALGLIREQYASVAAAGGAALPAALRVLDAAAERGLPVEPLRDRFAGRADDLSRYAAAYRRYAGDGQPVTLAPFTVLASDQRSHADRDHGWHLDHADRLVAADPELFRPTRRLVVDLTDDTAVAAGTEWWRELTAAGGEGMVVKPYGGLAATSDAGRLLQPGVKCRGPEYLRIIYGPEYTRPDQLAGLRRRSLGRKRSLALREHGLGLAALDLLAADAPLWRRHELVFAILACESEPVDPRL; encoded by the coding sequence GTGACCGCGCTGGAGATTCCGGAACTCGCGTTGGTGGCCCTGGTCGGCCTCTCCGGATCGGGCAAGTCGACCTTTGCCCGCCGGCACTTCGCGCCGACCCAGGTGCTCTCCTCCGACGCCTTCCGGGCCATGGTCGCCGACGACGAGAACGACCAGTCGGCGTCCACCGACGCCTTCGACGCCCTGCACTACGTCGCCGGCAAACGGCTGCGCGCGGGCCGACTCACCGTGGTTGACGCCACCAACCTGCAGCAGCACGCCCGCGCGGGGCTGGTCCGGCTGGCCCGCGAGCACGACGTGTTGCCGGTCGCGGTGGTGCTCGACGTACCGGAGGAGATCTGCTGGGACCGGACCCGGGTCCGCCCGGAGCGTCGGTTCGGCCGGCACGTGCTGGCCCGGATGCAGCGTGATCTGCGCCGATCGGTCGGTCAGCTGGCTCGGGAGGGGTTCCGCAAGGTGCACGTGCTGCGGGGCACCGAGGAGATCGACGCGGCGGAGGTCGTGTTGAGCCGGCTGTTCAACGACCGCCGGGAGCTGACCGGGCCGTTCGACATCATCGGCGACGTGCACGGTTGCCGGGCCGAGCTGGAGCACCTGCTCACCGAGCTCGGCTGGACGCTCGACCGTGACGGAGCGGGCCGCCCGGTCGGCGCGCGGCACCCGCAGGCCCGTACCGCCGTTTTCGTCGGTGACCTGGTCGACCGGGGTCCGGACTCGCCCGGTGTGCTGCGCCTGGTGATGGGGATGGTCCGGGCCGGCAACGCGCTGTGTGTGCCGGGCAACCACGAGCAGAAGCTGCTCCGCAAGCTGCGGGGCCGTAAGGTGACCGTCTCGCACGGGTTGGCCGAAACCCTGGAACAGCTGGCCGCCGAGCCGGCCGGGTTCAGCGACGAGGTGGCCGAATTCATCGACGGGCTGGTCAGCCACTACCGGCTCGACGGGGGCGCGCTGGTGGTGGCGCACGCCGGGCTCAAGGCCGAATACCAGGGGCGGGCGTCCGGCCGGGTGCGCAGCTTCGCGTTGTACGGGGAGACCACCGGCGAGACCGACGAGTACGGCTTCCCGGTGCGGTATCCGTGGGCCCGTGACTACCGGGGCTCGGCCACGGTCGTCTACGGCCACACACCCACCCCGAGTCCGGAGTGGATCAACGACACCATCTGCATCGACACCGGATGTGTCTTTGGTGGCCGGCTGACCGCGCTGCGCTATCCGAGCCGGGAGCTGGTGTCGGTGCCGGCGGCCCGGGAGTACTACCCGCCGGGCCGGCCGCTGACCGCCGAGCCGGTGACACCGGCCGGTGACGCGACCCGGTCGACCGGCGCGGTCCCGGGCGGTGGCGCGGCGGTGGAGCGCGGCGGAGCGGCGGTGGAGCGCGGTGACGACGTGTTGGATCTCGGCGACGTTGCCGGCCGTCGACACATCGCCTACGGCTACGGCGCCACGACGATCGCCCCGGAGAACGCCGCCGCCGCGCTGGAGGTGATGAGCCGCTTCGCCGTCGACCCCCGCTGGCTGGTGTGGCTGCCGCCGACCATGGCCCCCTGCTCGACGTCCACCATGGACGGGTTTCTGGAGCACCCGACCCAGGCGTTCGCCGACTACCGTGGCGTCGGCGTCGATCAGGTGATCTGCCAGGAGAAACACATGGGATCCCGAGCGGTGGTGCTGGTCTGCCGCGATCCGGCCGGGGCGGCCCGTTTCGGTCCGGGTGGCGGGGTGATCCATACCCGTACCGGACGGCCGTTCTTCGCCTCCGGCGCGCAGACCGAGTCGCTGCTCGCCCGGATCCGGGCGGCGGCGACCACGGCTGGACTGTGGGACCTGCTGGCCACCGATGCCGGCCCGGCCAGCTGGCTGCTGCTCGACTGCGAGCTGCTGCCCTGGTCGGCCAAGGCGCTCGGGTTGATCCGTGAGCAGTACGCCAGCGTCGCGGCGGCCGGGGGTGCGGCGCTGCCGGCCGCGCTGCGGGTGCTCGACGCGGCCGCCGAACGTGGGCTACCGGTCGAGCCGCTGCGGGACCGGTTCGCCGGTCGCGCCGACGACCTGTCGCGGTACGCGGCGGCCTACCGCCGGTACGCCGGCGACGGGCAGCCGGTGACGCTGGCACCGTTCACGGTCCTGGCCAGCGACCAGCGCAGCCACGCCGACCGGGACCACGGTTGGCACCTCGATCACGCGGACCGGCTGGTGGCCGCCGACCCGGAGCTGTTCCGCCCGACCCGTCGGCTGGTGGTCGACCTGACCGACGACACGGCGGTGGCGGCGGGCACCGAATGGTGGCGGGAGCTGACCGCCGCCGGCGGGGAGGGGATGGTGGTCAAGCCGTACGGCGGGCTCGCCGCCACAAGCGACGCTGGCCGGTTGCTGCAACCCGGTGTGAAGTGCCGGGGCCCGGAGTATCTGCGGATCATCTACGGACCGGAGTACACCCGACCGGATCAGCTCGCCGGGCTGCGCCGACGGTCGTTGGGACGCAAGCGGTCGCTGGCGCTGCGCGAGCACGGCCTCGGCTTGGCGGCGTTGGACCTGCTGGCGGCCGACGCTCCGCTGTGGCGGCGGCACGAGCTGGTGTTCGCGATCCTCGCCTGTGAGTCCGAGCCGGTCGACCCCCGGCTGTGA
- a CDS encoding DUF368 domain-containing protein, with the protein MSVRERVAHVFRGAAIGVAEAVPGVSGGTIALVTGVYERLIASAGHLISAVRAAVSDVPRGQGWGRSREQFRQVHWEVIIPLALGMLPGLLLAARLLEPMLHDYPEQTRGLFFGLVLASVLVPISMIGKPWRGREVFAVVAAAVAAFVLTGLPAASIDPSPPVVLIAAAVAVCALVLPGVSGSFLLLTVGLYEPTIEAVNDRDFGYLAIFAAGMIIGLTLFVKLLQWLLEHRRRVTLAVMTGVIVGSLRALWPWQTEDRGLLAPGDGALWVVLFFLLGVAIVTAMVIAEQRRLRRAAVDVTLEESDDEVRSQPHH; encoded by the coding sequence ATGTCGGTGCGCGAACGTGTCGCCCATGTCTTCCGAGGTGCGGCGATCGGGGTGGCGGAAGCCGTCCCAGGTGTCAGTGGCGGGACGATCGCCCTGGTCACCGGGGTCTACGAACGACTCATCGCCTCCGCCGGCCATCTGATCAGCGCCGTCCGCGCGGCGGTCAGCGACGTTCCGCGCGGGCAGGGCTGGGGCCGCAGCCGCGAGCAGTTCCGCCAGGTGCACTGGGAAGTGATCATCCCGTTGGCGCTGGGCATGCTGCCGGGTCTGCTGCTCGCCGCCCGGCTGCTGGAGCCGATGCTGCACGACTACCCGGAGCAGACCCGGGGGCTCTTCTTCGGGCTGGTGCTGGCCTCGGTGCTGGTGCCGATCTCGATGATCGGCAAGCCGTGGCGGGGTCGGGAGGTGTTCGCCGTGGTCGCCGCCGCCGTGGCGGCGTTCGTGCTGACCGGGCTGCCGGCCGCCTCGATCGACCCGAGTCCGCCGGTGGTGTTGATCGCCGCCGCCGTGGCGGTCTGCGCGCTGGTGCTGCCCGGGGTCTCCGGTTCGTTCCTGCTGCTGACCGTCGGGCTCTACGAGCCGACCATCGAGGCGGTCAACGACCGGGACTTCGGCTACCTGGCGATCTTCGCGGCCGGCATGATCATCGGTTTGACCCTGTTCGTGAAGCTGCTGCAGTGGCTGCTGGAGCACCGCCGTCGGGTCACCCTCGCGGTGATGACCGGGGTCATCGTCGGCAGTCTGCGGGCGTTGTGGCCGTGGCAGACCGAGGATCGTGGACTGCTCGCGCCGGGTGACGGCGCGCTCTGGGTGGTGCTGTTCTTCCTGTTGGGCGTCGCGATCGTCACCGCGATGGTGATCGCCGAGCAGCGTCGGCTTCGGCGGGCAGCGGTCGACGTCACCCTCGAAGAGTCCGACGACGAGGTACGCAGCCAGCCGCACCACTGA
- a CDS encoding class II aldolase/adducin family protein produces MTYVAGDLRDQLAYVGHDVVRAGLVVGSGGNLSARVPGGDECWVTASGTWLDRLDRASFVRTRVDDGCPVVDDDCPVPGGRPPVRPTSELPLHLAIYRARPDVHAIVHLHPQSMLLLDALGVPIRLVTTDHIFYLRRVATVPFAPPGGAEVATSAADAAADGTNCLILSRHGCCVLGGTVELAHKRAVNLEEAARLTYRALAVGRLDALTDLPAHFVDQLSDPERSAI; encoded by the coding sequence GTGACGTATGTCGCTGGCGACCTGCGTGACCAGCTCGCCTACGTCGGCCACGACGTGGTGCGGGCCGGTCTCGTCGTGGGTTCCGGAGGCAACCTGTCGGCACGCGTGCCCGGCGGCGATGAATGCTGGGTGACCGCTTCCGGCACCTGGCTGGACCGGCTCGACCGGGCATCGTTCGTCCGGACTCGCGTCGATGACGGTTGCCCCGTGGTCGATGACGACTGTCCGGTGCCAGGTGGCCGACCTCCGGTCCGCCCGACCAGTGAACTTCCGCTGCATCTGGCGATCTACCGGGCTCGGCCGGACGTGCACGCCATCGTCCACCTGCATCCGCAGAGCATGCTGCTGCTGGACGCGCTCGGCGTACCGATCCGGCTGGTCACCACCGACCACATCTTCTACCTGCGCCGAGTGGCCACCGTGCCGTTCGCGCCGCCGGGTGGTGCCGAGGTGGCCACCAGTGCCGCCGACGCCGCCGCCGACGGCACCAACTGCCTGATTTTGTCCCGGCACGGTTGTTGCGTGCTGGGTGGCACCGTCGAGCTGGCGCACAAACGCGCGGTCAACCTGGAAGAGGCGGCCCGGCTCACCTATCGGGCGCTCGCCGTCGGTCGGCTCGACGCGTTGACCGACCTGCCGGCCCACTTCGTCGACCAACTGTCCGACCCGGAGCGGTCCGCGATCTGA
- a CDS encoding metalloregulator ArsR/SmtB family transcription factor produces MGFVGTALAEMTMPQISPLAGEPIERADAERLAGVLKALADPARLRLLSLIQSAPEGEACVCDLTAPLGLSQPTVSHHLRILTEAGLLEREKRGVWAYYRLVPSAIATIADLLTPPRKRATKKAR; encoded by the coding sequence ATGGGTTTCGTGGGAACTGCGTTGGCTGAAATGACCATGCCTCAAATCTCGCCGCTTGCCGGCGAGCCGATCGAACGCGCGGACGCGGAGCGACTCGCAGGAGTCCTCAAGGCTCTCGCCGACCCGGCCCGACTCAGGCTGCTCAGCCTGATCCAGTCGGCTCCGGAAGGCGAAGCCTGCGTCTGCGACCTGACTGCTCCGCTCGGGCTGTCCCAGCCGACCGTGAGCCACCACCTGCGTATCCTCACCGAGGCCGGCTTGCTGGAGCGGGAGAAGCGCGGAGTGTGGGCTTACTACCGGCTGGTGCCGTCCGCGATCGCCACGATCGCGGATCTGCTCACCCCGCCGCGTAAGCGCGCCACCAAGAAGGCTCGCTGA
- a CDS encoding SDR family oxidoreductase encodes MTAPSTPGTALITGATAGLGAAFARRLAADRYDLVLVSRDRQRLTGLADELTETHGVRVEVFAADLATEDGCAEVAGRLRVDEAGREVDLLVNNAGIGLDRSFLRTTEAAELGLLRLNVEAVLRLTHAVLPGMTQRRRGRVINVSSVAGYGPVAAGSTYSASKAWVTNFSESIDLSTRRHGVRVMALCPGYVHTEFHQRAGISTSGSPSWLWLRAEDVVREALRDLARGKAVSVPDWRYKVLAGALRHAPRGLVRRVAGGSRSRASR; translated from the coding sequence ATGACGGCACCGTCCACGCCCGGTACCGCGCTGATCACCGGGGCGACCGCCGGTCTCGGCGCGGCGTTCGCCCGCCGGCTGGCCGCCGACCGCTACGACCTGGTCCTGGTCTCCCGCGACCGGCAGCGGTTGACCGGCCTGGCCGACGAGCTGACCGAGACCCACGGCGTACGGGTCGAGGTGTTCGCCGCCGATCTGGCCACCGAGGACGGCTGTGCCGAGGTCGCCGGGCGGTTGCGCGTCGACGAGGCCGGCCGGGAGGTAGACCTGCTGGTCAACAACGCGGGGATCGGCCTCGATCGGTCCTTTCTGCGGACCACCGAGGCAGCCGAGCTGGGTCTGCTGCGGCTCAACGTGGAGGCGGTTCTGCGGTTGACCCACGCGGTCCTGCCCGGCATGACCCAACGCCGGCGGGGACGTGTGATTAACGTCTCTTCGGTCGCTGGATACGGCCCGGTTGCCGCCGGATCGACCTATTCGGCGAGCAAGGCGTGGGTGACCAACTTCAGCGAGTCGATCGACCTGTCCACCCGCCGGCACGGCGTACGGGTGATGGCGCTGTGCCCGGGCTACGTCCATACCGAGTTCCATCAGCGGGCCGGCATCAGCACCTCGGGCAGCCCGTCGTGGCTGTGGCTGCGGGCGGAGGACGTGGTCCGCGAGGCCCTGCGGGATCTGGCCCGGGGCAAGGCGGTCAGCGTCCCGGACTGGCGCTACAAGGTGCTGGCGGGGGCGTTGCGACACGCGCCTCGGGGGCTGGTGCGCCGGGTCGCCGGTGGCTCTCGGTCACGAGCGAGCCGGTGA
- the clpB gene encoding ATP-dependent chaperone ClpB, with amino-acid sequence MNAERLTTKSREVITAAVAIANQRGHATVEPWHLLLSLLDTGGSTAGGLLRAVGANPVEIRRAAVRTVENLPAARGSSVAEPSVSREFANAIGAAEQVARPLGDEYTSTEHLLAGLARVGGAVAQLLKDAGATEENLVAAFPSVRGGDRRVTTADPEQTYQALEKYGVDLTASARDGKIDPVIGRDAEIRRVIQVLSRRTKNNPVLIGEPGVGKTAIVEGLAQRIVAGDVPESLRDKRLVSLDLGAMVAGAQYRGQFEERLKSVLEEIKGSDGQVITFLDELHTVVGAGKGEGSMDAGNMLKPMLARGELRMVGATTLDEYREHIEKDPALERRFQPVLVGEPTVEDTIGILRGLKERYEVHHGVRITDAALVAAASLSDRYITDRFLPDKAIDLVDESASRLRMEIDSRPVEVDEIERAVRRLEIEEMALAKEPDPGSAQRLDRLRKELADKREQLTALSERWQLEKGHISRISTAREELERLGGEAERAERDGELERAAELRYGRIPALQAELARAETELAAVQADGAMLTEEIGADDIAAVVAAWTGIPAGRLMEGETAKLLRMETSLGARVVGQAQAVAAVSDAVRRARAGVADPDRPTGGFLFLGPTGVGKTELGKALAEFLFDDERAMVRIDMSEYAEKHSVARLVGAPPGYVGYEEGGQLTEAVRRRPYSVILLDEVEKAHPDVFDVLLQVLDDGRLTDGQGRTVDFRNAILILTSNLGSSVVNDPTSTEEQRREAVLAVVRAHFKPEFLNRLDDIVVFAMLSGEELRSIVDIQLNRLRQRLADRRLTLDVDDAARTWLADHGYDPIYGARPLRRLIQSAIGDQLAKALLAGEIRDGDTVRVELADDKEGLAVRAG; translated from the coding sequence ATGAACGCCGAACGCCTCACCACCAAGAGTCGCGAAGTCATCACCGCCGCGGTCGCCATCGCCAACCAGCGGGGGCACGCCACGGTCGAGCCGTGGCACCTGCTGCTCTCGCTGCTCGACACCGGCGGCTCCACCGCCGGCGGGCTGCTGCGGGCGGTCGGCGCCAACCCGGTCGAGATCCGCCGGGCGGCCGTACGGACCGTCGAGAACCTGCCCGCCGCCCGGGGATCGAGCGTCGCCGAGCCGAGCGTGTCCCGCGAGTTCGCCAACGCGATCGGCGCGGCCGAGCAGGTCGCCCGCCCGCTGGGCGACGAATACACCTCCACCGAGCACCTGCTGGCCGGCCTGGCCCGGGTCGGTGGCGCGGTCGCCCAGCTGCTGAAGGACGCCGGCGCCACCGAGGAGAACCTGGTCGCCGCGTTCCCGTCGGTACGCGGCGGCGACCGCCGGGTCACCACCGCCGACCCCGAGCAGACCTACCAGGCCCTGGAGAAGTACGGCGTCGACCTGACCGCCAGCGCACGCGACGGCAAGATCGACCCGGTGATCGGCCGGGACGCCGAGATCCGCCGGGTGATCCAGGTGCTGTCCCGGCGTACCAAGAACAACCCGGTGCTGATCGGCGAACCCGGCGTCGGCAAGACCGCGATCGTCGAGGGCCTCGCCCAGCGGATCGTCGCCGGCGACGTACCCGAGTCGCTGCGCGACAAGCGCCTCGTCTCGCTCGACCTCGGCGCGATGGTCGCCGGGGCACAATACCGGGGCCAGTTCGAGGAGCGGCTCAAGTCGGTGCTGGAGGAGATCAAGGGCTCGGACGGCCAGGTGATCACCTTCCTCGACGAGCTGCACACCGTGGTCGGTGCCGGCAAGGGCGAAGGCTCGATGGACGCCGGCAACATGCTCAAGCCGATGCTGGCCCGGGGCGAGCTGCGAATGGTCGGCGCCACAACCCTCGACGAATACCGCGAGCACATCGAGAAGGACCCGGCGTTGGAACGCCGGTTCCAGCCGGTGCTGGTCGGCGAGCCGACCGTCGAGGACACCATCGGCATCCTGCGCGGGCTCAAGGAACGCTACGAGGTGCACCACGGCGTACGGATCACCGACGCCGCGCTGGTCGCCGCCGCCAGCCTGTCGGACCGCTACATCACCGACCGGTTCCTGCCCGACAAGGCGATCGACCTGGTCGACGAGTCTGCCTCCCGGCTGCGGATGGAGATCGACTCTCGGCCGGTCGAGGTCGACGAGATCGAACGCGCCGTCCGCCGCCTGGAGATCGAGGAGATGGCGTTGGCCAAGGAGCCCGACCCGGGTTCGGCCCAGCGCCTCGACCGGCTCCGCAAGGAACTGGCCGACAAGCGCGAACAGCTCACCGCGCTCAGTGAACGCTGGCAGCTGGAGAAGGGACACATCTCCCGGATCTCCACCGCCCGCGAGGAGCTGGAACGCCTCGGCGGCGAGGCCGAACGGGCCGAACGCGACGGCGAACTGGAACGCGCCGCCGAGCTGCGGTACGGCCGGATCCCGGCGCTGCAGGCCGAACTGGCCCGCGCCGAGACCGAGCTGGCCGCCGTGCAGGCCGACGGGGCGATGCTCACCGAGGAGATCGGCGCGGACGACATCGCCGCCGTGGTCGCCGCTTGGACCGGCATCCCCGCCGGCCGGCTGATGGAGGGCGAGACCGCCAAGCTGCTGCGGATGGAGACCTCGCTGGGGGCCCGCGTCGTCGGGCAGGCCCAGGCGGTGGCCGCCGTCTCCGACGCGGTCCGCCGGGCCCGCGCCGGTGTCGCCGACCCGGACCGTCCGACCGGCGGCTTCCTCTTCCTCGGCCCGACCGGCGTCGGCAAGACCGAACTCGGCAAGGCACTCGCCGAGTTCCTCTTCGACGACGAGCGGGCCATGGTCCGCATCGACATGAGCGAGTACGCCGAGAAGCACTCGGTGGCCCGGCTGGTCGGTGCCCCACCCGGTTACGTCGGGTACGAGGAGGGCGGGCAGTTGACCGAGGCGGTGCGCCGCCGGCCGTACTCGGTGATCCTGCTCGACGAGGTGGAGAAGGCCCACCCGGATGTCTTCGACGTGCTGTTGCAGGTGCTCGACGACGGCCGGCTCACCGACGGTCAGGGCCGTACGGTCGACTTCCGCAACGCGATCCTGATCCTCACCTCCAACCTCGGCTCGTCGGTGGTCAACGACCCGACGTCGACCGAGGAGCAACGCCGCGAGGCGGTGCTCGCCGTGGTCCGGGCGCACTTCAAGCCGGAGTTCCTCAACCGGCTCGACGACATCGTGGTCTTCGCCATGCTCAGCGGTGAGGAGCTGCGGTCGATCGTGGACATCCAACTGAACCGGCTGCGGCAGCGGCTGGCCGACCGGCGGCTCACCCTCGATGTCGACGACGCCGCCCGGACCTGGCTGGCCGACCACGGCTACGACCCGATCTACGGGGCCCGGCCGCTGCGCCGGCTGATCCAGTCGGCCATCGGCGACCAGTTGGCCAAGGCGCTGCTCGCTGGCGAGATCCGCGACGGCGACACCGTACGGGTGGAGCTCGCCGACGACAAGGAAGGACTAGCGGTACGGGCCGGCTGA
- a CDS encoding phage holin family protein, which yields MVFLIRLAVTAVALWITTLIVPGIDVTGDSAARNALTLIIVALIFGLVNAVLKPIIKVVGCVFYLLTLGLFALVVNALLFLLTDWLATQLDLPFSIDGFWPAFWGAIVVAVVGWLISLVIPDKYDRR from the coding sequence ATGGTATTCCTGATCAGACTCGCGGTCACCGCCGTCGCGCTCTGGATCACCACGCTGATCGTGCCCGGCATCGACGTCACCGGCGACTCGGCGGCGCGCAACGCCCTCACGCTGATCATCGTCGCGTTGATCTTCGGCCTCGTCAACGCGGTGCTCAAGCCGATCATCAAGGTGGTCGGCTGCGTCTTCTACCTGCTCACCCTGGGGCTGTTCGCCCTCGTCGTCAACGCCCTGCTGTTCCTGCTGACCGACTGGCTGGCAACCCAGCTCGACCTGCCGTTCAGCATCGACGGGTTCTGGCCGGCCTTCTGGGGTGCGATCGTGGTGGCCGTCGTCGGCTGGCTGATCAGCCTGGTCATTCCAGACAAGTACGACCGGCGCTGA
- the pyrE gene encoding orotate phosphoribosyltransferase, with amino-acid sequence MGDHDDLRKFITDLAVVHGRVVLSSGREADWYVDLRRVTLHHAAAPLVGRVLLDLTADWEFDAVGGLTLGADPVGMSMLHAAAARQRQLDAFVVRKAEKTHGLQRRIEGPDVVGRRVLAVEDTSTTGGSVLTAVEALQEAGAEVVGVAVIVDRGAGDAVRAAGLSYRAAYTLADLGLLA; translated from the coding sequence ATGGGGGACCACGACGACCTGCGTAAATTCATCACCGACCTGGCCGTGGTCCACGGCCGGGTGGTGTTGTCGTCAGGTCGCGAAGCTGATTGGTACGTCGACCTGCGGCGGGTGACCCTGCATCACGCCGCCGCACCGCTGGTGGGACGGGTGCTGCTCGACCTCACCGCGGACTGGGAGTTCGACGCGGTCGGCGGCCTGACGTTGGGAGCGGACCCCGTGGGCATGTCCATGTTGCACGCGGCTGCGGCGCGGCAGCGGCAACTGGATGCCTTCGTGGTGCGTAAGGCCGAGAAGACGCATGGACTCCAGCGACGGATCGAAGGGCCGGACGTGGTGGGTCGCCGCGTGCTCGCGGTGGAGGACACCTCGACGACCGGAGGCAGTGTACTGACTGCAGTCGAGGCGCTACAAGAGGCTGGGGCTGAGGTGGTTGGGGTGGCGGTGATCGTCGATCGGGGGGCAGGAGACGCGGTTCGGGCAGCCGGACTGTCCTACCGTGCCGCCTATACGTTGGCTGACCTCGGCCTTCTGGCCTAA
- a CDS encoding 3' terminal RNA ribose 2'-O-methyltransferase Hen1 — MLLTVTTTHEPATDLGYLLVKHPDRMQSFDVPTGTAHVFYPEASDQRCTAALLLHVDPARLTAARGARRGRGSTPMPESFTLGQYVNDRPYAASSLLAAALAKVFRSALRGESRDRPELAGTALPLIIRVPVLRCRGGAALAERLFTPLGWAVSARGIPLDERFPHWGDSRYVDLTLTGSLRLADALNHLYVLLPVLDDAKHYWVAPDELDKLLRAGEGWLAGHPERRLITRRYLAHRRLLARQALDRLADEPTSADADPDAGPPAPAHRQPLATLRRAAVLTALVDSGARRVLDLGCGDGALLTELLAQRQFTEIVGTDVSARALELAARRLRLDRLPARQQERVKLWQSALTYRDDRLRGFDAAVLMEVVEHVDPARLPAFADVVFGHARPTTVVLTTPNVEYNVRYDDLPAGTLRHPDHRFEWTRAEFADWTSRVAAAYGYQVDRHPVGDLDDEVGPPTQLAVFRRDGVATGPATETSTGVAR, encoded by the coding sequence GTGCTGCTGACCGTTACGACCACCCACGAGCCCGCTACGGATCTCGGCTACCTGTTGGTCAAGCATCCGGACCGGATGCAGTCGTTCGACGTACCCACCGGAACCGCCCACGTGTTCTACCCGGAGGCCTCCGATCAGCGCTGCACCGCCGCGCTGCTGCTCCACGTGGATCCGGCCCGGCTGACCGCCGCCCGGGGCGCGCGGCGCGGCCGGGGATCGACGCCGATGCCGGAGAGCTTCACCCTCGGGCAGTACGTCAACGACCGGCCGTACGCGGCCTCCAGCCTGCTCGCGGCAGCCCTGGCCAAGGTGTTCCGGTCGGCGCTGCGTGGCGAGAGCCGGGATCGTCCCGAACTCGCCGGCACCGCGCTGCCGCTGATCATCCGGGTGCCGGTGCTGCGGTGTCGGGGTGGTGCCGCGCTGGCCGAACGCCTGTTCACCCCGCTGGGTTGGGCGGTGAGCGCCCGTGGCATCCCGCTCGACGAACGATTCCCGCACTGGGGCGACAGCCGCTACGTCGACCTGACCCTGACCGGGTCGCTGCGGCTCGCGGACGCGCTCAACCACCTGTACGTGCTGTTGCCGGTGCTCGACGACGCGAAACACTACTGGGTGGCCCCGGACGAGCTGGACAAACTGCTCCGCGCCGGGGAGGGGTGGCTGGCCGGTCACCCGGAGCGCCGGCTGATCACCCGGCGCTACCTGGCCCACCGCCGGCTCCTGGCCCGCCAGGCGCTCGACCGGCTCGCTGACGAACCGACCAGCGCCGACGCCGACCCGGACGCCGGACCGCCGGCCCCGGCCCACCGGCAACCCCTCGCCACGCTGCGGCGGGCCGCCGTCCTCACCGCGCTGGTCGACTCCGGCGCCCGTCGGGTCCTCGATCTCGGCTGCGGCGACGGGGCGCTGCTGACCGAACTCCTCGCCCAACGGCAGTTCACCGAGATCGTCGGCACCGACGTGTCGGCCCGTGCCCTGGAGCTGGCCGCCCGGCGGCTACGGCTGGATCGGCTCCCTGCCCGACAGCAGGAACGGGTCAAGCTCTGGCAGTCCGCGCTGACCTACCGCGACGACCGGCTCCGCGGGTTTGACGCCGCCGTACTGATGGAGGTGGTGGAGCACGTCGACCCGGCCCGGCTGCCTGCCTTCGCCGATGTCGTCTTCGGCCACGCCCGCCCCACGACGGTCGTGCTGACCACGCCCAACGTGGAGTACAACGTCCGCTACGACGACCTGCCCGCCGGCACGTTGCGCCACCCCGATCACCGGTTCGAGTGGACCCGCGCCGAGTTCGCCGACTGGACGTCACGGGTCGCCGCCGCGTACGGCTATCAGGTGGACCGGCATCCGGTCGGTGACCTCGACGACGAGGTCGGCCCACCTACCCAGCTGGCGGTGTTTCGCCGCGACGGCGTCGCGACGGGGCCGGCGACAGAGACTTCGACAGGGGTCGCCCGGTGA